One Methylosarcina fibrata AML-C10 DNA segment encodes these proteins:
- a CDS encoding non-ribosomal peptide synthetase, with amino-acid sequence MQNPLANLHTLSPEQRKALILLLKKRGIDIGQFPIASVGRDTALPLSYGQQRLWFLAQLEPDSSAYHIADAVYLHGEINADAVQCGIDKLVIRHESLRTVFANEGGKPVQIVRGDSPVKVRRLDFSVQSGDTDELVKCQVEKLEREPFDLVNGPLMRVALLKLASERHVLVWVLHHIVADEWSLNILLNEFAELYHGFCQSREAALPGLPIGYADFAVWQRHWLEAGEMERQLAYWRERLGEEMPQLELPLDKPRPAQPSDAGAKFEISLPDGTAGALREICRRQGATVFMGLLAMFYLLLYRYSDQNKLRVGVPVANRNRRETENLVGFFVNTQVLQVELDGSLNFQQVLARVKETALGAQAHADLPFDQLVEALSPHRSLERTPLFQVMYNHQYQQADTAGALGALQIAPFPRDAHTTQFELILDTFENVNRSISAIWTYASDLFDQATIARMAGHFSRLAEAATRQPETALRDLALLDPAELDRVLAKPCLAYEFADLPSLIRRQAQTRPAAVALIADAERTSYAELHSQANRLSHYLLDQGLRPGAVAALSLPRSVEMLVACLAVWQCGAAFLALDPEYPAERLRYMLDDAGAEWLIGCEATIGRVDAVNAVKRIDLAQLDLSAYPDMPTDVALHPETPAYLIYTSGSSGRPKGVVVAHGPLAMHCEAMAELYALQAQETCLHFASFSFDAAIEQWLVPLLRGATLVIGDPAQWSVDRTLQAIRDHAISRIDVPPAYLAELARQLETPEQAPPLIGCTVGGEALPRDSLALIQSRLRPERLFNAYGPTEAVITPLVWQADTECSGIYAPIGRCIGARTAYVLDADLNPLPVGVAGELYIGGLGLAQGYWHRPGQTGERFLPDPFTAAGLRMYRTGDRVRRRADGSIDYLGRVDEQIKLRGFRIELGEIEQALLAQPGVREAAAKVGAGGRLLGYAAGEQTQIDGDRLRSALSRRLPGYMVPAQIVVLPELPKLPNGKLDRKALPEPERIGQSRIEPRNDTERQLVRIWQEVLGLETVGIEDNFFELGGDSIVSLQVVSRARQAGWQLAPKDIFRHQTVAALAQAATALPASDAVDGLGDKAEGEVPLTPIQAEFFATDIPQRGHWNQSVLLATGQALQASTLAEALHRLCEHHDAFRLRFDEHSGWRQHYAGEAQDYDLLWQRDADDAEQITAIAEQVQRSLDLMHGPLLRAAYIRVSDGSYRLLVVIHHLIVDGVSWRIVLEDLQTLYRQRSAGNMPVLPAKTASYRAWAESLQGRAAQIEGQLDYWRAQLAATDLPVDFAGRQGAAADAETVTVELNETTTRQLLSECPAAYRTRIDELLLAALARVLCRWSGQGAVSIDLEGHGREGFAGAPDVSRSVGWFTSLYPVLLTPADDWAGTIKTVKEQLRAVPERGLGFGLLKYLAGDEIRAQLNRLPRPALCFNYLGQFDASFAADGLFRPAGEARGDERNAGAPLDYALEVNGQIYDGRLAMNWSYDRCRYRPETVAALAENFNFELAALVEHCRQGSQGATPSDFPLVGLTQAQLDALPLPVAEITGIYPLTPMQQGMLFHSWYENDAASYVSRFDVRLEGLDAGRFAAAWRVAMQRHAVLRTAFYAPADWPQAMQIVHKHLPLPLIEFDWRGRSDAHAALSGLLQELQAQGLPTDSAPLFKLVLVRLQDAVFHFIWLSHHLLLDGWSSARLLGEVLTSYRGDTPPPPAAEFSDYIAWLAERDPVAVERYWRQRLLILEAPTRLADALPCRTPGQGYALHALQIEGDDFAALRQTAQRAKLTINTLAQAAWCLLLQRYCGGGAVAFGVTVSGRPGDLPGAEEMVGLFINTLPMIQAPRAHHVVSDWLQALQQANLELREVESTPLVDVQRWWGRPGESLFDSLLVFENYPLSEALRRRSEDGLKIHGESHRETTNFPLTLAVQSGDSALQVVFDYDRRYFDKETVADVASYFRLLLTALLNQPQAKIGELFALSERDEALFTRWNRWPKAYDHQTPVHELIRRQAQAQPDALALIAGEASL; translated from the coding sequence ATGCAAAACCCACTCGCCAATTTACATACCCTGAGTCCGGAACAACGCAAGGCACTGATCCTGCTTCTGAAAAAACGCGGCATCGACATAGGGCAATTCCCGATTGCCAGCGTCGGCCGCGATACGGCGCTGCCGTTGTCTTACGGTCAGCAACGGCTGTGGTTTTTGGCGCAACTCGAGCCGGATAGCAGTGCCTACCACATCGCCGATGCGGTGTATTTGCACGGTGAAATTAACGCCGACGCAGTGCAGTGCGGTATCGATAAACTGGTGATCCGGCACGAAAGCCTGCGCACCGTTTTTGCAAACGAAGGCGGAAAACCGGTGCAAATCGTCCGCGGCGATAGCCCGGTAAAAGTCCGGCGCCTGGATTTTTCCGTTCAATCCGGCGACACTGATGAGTTGGTTAAATGCCAGGTCGAAAAACTGGAGCGCGAGCCGTTCGATTTGGTTAACGGGCCGCTGATGCGGGTGGCGTTGCTTAAGTTGGCGAGCGAGCGCCATGTTTTGGTCTGGGTGCTGCACCACATCGTCGCCGACGAATGGTCGTTGAATATTTTGCTCAACGAATTTGCCGAGCTGTACCACGGCTTTTGCCAAAGCCGCGAAGCGGCGCTGCCGGGCTTGCCGATAGGCTACGCCGATTTCGCGGTTTGGCAGCGGCATTGGCTGGAGGCCGGCGAAATGGAGCGGCAACTGGCGTATTGGCGCGAGCGCTTGGGCGAGGAGATGCCGCAACTCGAATTGCCGCTGGACAAGCCCAGACCGGCGCAACCGAGCGATGCCGGGGCCAAATTCGAGATAAGTTTGCCCGATGGCACGGCTGGCGCGCTACGCGAAATTTGCCGGCGCCAAGGCGCGACCGTATTCATGGGTTTGTTGGCCATGTTTTACCTGCTGCTGTACCGTTACAGCGATCAGAATAAGCTTCGGGTAGGCGTGCCGGTCGCCAACCGCAACCGCCGCGAAACCGAAAACCTGGTCGGTTTTTTCGTCAACACTCAGGTGTTGCAAGTCGAACTGGACGGTAGCCTGAACTTTCAGCAAGTGCTGGCGCGGGTCAAAGAAACCGCGCTTGGCGCGCAGGCCCACGCCGACTTGCCGTTCGACCAACTGGTAGAGGCGCTCAGCCCGCACCGCAGCCTGGAACGTACTCCGCTGTTCCAGGTGATGTACAACCATCAATACCAGCAGGCCGATACCGCCGGGGCGCTCGGCGCCTTGCAAATCGCACCGTTTCCGCGCGACGCGCACACGACGCAATTCGAGTTGATCCTGGATACTTTCGAAAACGTAAACCGCAGCATAAGCGCGATTTGGACGTATGCGAGCGATTTGTTCGACCAGGCAACCATAGCGCGGATGGCTGGGCATTTTAGCCGCTTGGCCGAAGCGGCAACCCGGCAGCCCGAAACGGCATTGCGGGATTTAGCGTTGCTCGATCCCGCCGAGCTGGATCGTGTGCTGGCAAAGCCGTGTTTAGCCTACGAATTCGCCGATTTGCCATCGTTAATCCGCCGCCAGGCCCAAACCCGGCCCGCTGCGGTTGCGCTGATAGCCGACGCGGAGCGGACGAGTTACGCCGAGCTGCACAGTCAGGCCAATCGTTTGTCGCATTATTTACTGGATCAGGGCCTGCGTCCCGGCGCCGTGGCGGCTTTGAGCCTGCCGCGTTCGGTGGAGATGCTGGTTGCCTGTCTGGCGGTGTGGCAATGCGGCGCGGCGTTTCTGGCCCTGGACCCCGAGTATCCGGCCGAGCGTTTGCGCTACATGCTGGACGATGCCGGCGCCGAATGGCTGATCGGTTGCGAGGCGACGATCGGCAGGGTGGATGCGGTCAATGCAGTCAAACGGATAGACCTCGCCCAACTCGACTTGTCCGCCTACCCCGATATGCCGACCGACGTGGCGTTACACCCGGAAACGCCAGCCTATCTGATCTATACCTCCGGTTCCAGCGGCCGGCCCAAAGGCGTCGTTGTCGCTCACGGCCCGCTGGCCATGCATTGCGAAGCGATGGCGGAGCTGTATGCCTTGCAGGCGCAAGAAACCTGTCTTCACTTTGCCTCGTTCAGCTTCGATGCCGCGATAGAACAATGGCTTGTGCCGCTGTTGCGTGGCGCCACGCTGGTCATCGGCGATCCGGCACAGTGGAGCGTCGACCGGACCCTGCAAGCCATTCGGGATCATGCGATTAGCCGTATCGACGTGCCGCCGGCCTATCTGGCCGAACTGGCTCGCCAGCTCGAAACCCCGGAACAAGCACCACCATTGATAGGCTGCACCGTCGGCGGCGAAGCCCTGCCGCGCGACAGCTTGGCCTTGATCCAAAGCCGCTTGCGCCCCGAGCGTTTATTCAATGCCTATGGCCCCACCGAGGCCGTGATTACTCCGCTGGTCTGGCAGGCCGATACCGAATGCAGCGGTATCTACGCCCCGATCGGCCGTTGCATCGGGGCCCGCACCGCCTACGTGCTGGATGCCGACCTGAATCCATTACCGGTTGGCGTGGCCGGCGAACTGTACATCGGCGGCTTGGGCTTGGCGCAGGGCTATTGGCACCGGCCGGGACAAACCGGTGAACGCTTTCTGCCCGACCCGTTCACTGCGGCAGGATTGCGCATGTACCGTACCGGCGACCGGGTGCGGCGGCGCGCCGACGGCAGCATCGACTACCTGGGCCGGGTCGATGAGCAAATCAAGCTGCGCGGCTTTCGGATCGAACTCGGCGAAATCGAACAAGCCTTGCTGGCCCAGCCCGGCGTGCGCGAAGCGGCGGCTAAAGTCGGTGCCGGCGGGCGACTGCTTGGCTACGCCGCCGGCGAGCAAACCCAAATCGACGGCGACCGATTGCGCAGCGCCCTGAGCCGGCGGTTGCCGGGCTACATGGTTCCGGCGCAGATCGTCGTGCTGCCCGAGTTACCCAAACTGCCCAACGGCAAACTGGACCGCAAGGCGCTGCCGGAGCCGGAGCGGATCGGCCAAAGCCGCATCGAACCGCGCAACGACACCGAGCGGCAACTGGTGCGGATTTGGCAAGAAGTGCTCGGCCTGGAAACGGTCGGCATCGAGGATAATTTCTTCGAGCTGGGCGGCGACTCCATCGTGTCTTTGCAAGTGGTCAGCCGCGCCCGCCAAGCCGGCTGGCAGTTGGCGCCCAAGGATATTTTTCGCCATCAAACCGTGGCTGCGCTGGCGCAAGCGGCAACCGCTTTGCCAGCCTCCGATGCGGTTGATGGCCTGGGCGATAAGGCGGAAGGCGAGGTGCCGTTGACGCCGATTCAGGCCGAGTTCTTTGCCACCGATATTCCCCAGCGCGGACATTGGAACCAATCGGTGCTGCTGGCGACCGGACAAGCATTGCAGGCCTCGACGCTGGCCGAGGCCTTACACCGTTTGTGCGAACATCACGACGCCTTTCGTTTGCGTTTCGACGAGCATAGCGGCTGGCGCCAGCATTACGCCGGCGAAGCACAGGATTACGATTTGCTTTGGCAACGCGATGCGGACGATGCCGAACAAATCACGGCAATCGCCGAGCAGGTGCAGCGCAGCCTGGACTTGATGCACGGTCCCTTGTTACGGGCGGCTTATATCCGCGTCTCCGACGGCAGTTACCGCTTGTTGGTCGTGATTCACCATTTGATCGTCGACGGCGTATCCTGGCGCATCGTGCTGGAAGATTTGCAAACGCTGTACCGTCAGCGCAGCGCCGGCAATATGCCGGTGCTGCCGGCCAAAACCGCCTCTTACCGAGCCTGGGCCGAGTCCTTGCAAGGCCGGGCCGCGCAAATCGAAGGGCAACTGGATTACTGGCGCGCGCAACTGGCGGCAACGGATTTGCCTGTCGATTTTGCCGGCCGGCAAGGCGCGGCCGCCGACGCCGAGACTGTGACCGTCGAGTTAAACGAAACCACCACCCGACAGTTACTCAGCGAATGTCCCGCCGCCTACCGCACCCGCATCGACGAATTGTTGTTGGCGGCGTTGGCGCGGGTGTTGTGCCGCTGGAGCGGGCAGGGCGCGGTCAGCATCGATTTGGAAGGCCACGGCCGGGAAGGCTTTGCCGGGGCCCCGGACGTCAGCCGCAGCGTCGGCTGGTTCACCAGCTTGTATCCGGTGTTGTTGACGCCGGCAGACGATTGGGCCGGGACGATCAAAACGGTCAAGGAACAATTGCGCGCCGTCCCCGAGCGTGGTTTGGGTTTTGGTTTGTTGAAATATCTGGCCGGCGATGAAATTCGGGCGCAACTTAACCGCCTGCCCAGGCCGGCCCTGTGTTTCAATTATCTAGGGCAATTCGATGCCAGTTTCGCCGCCGACGGCTTGTTCCGCCCGGCCGGCGAAGCGCGCGGCGACGAACGCAACGCCGGTGCGCCGCTGGATTATGCGCTGGAAGTCAACGGCCAGATCTATGACGGCCGTCTGGCGATGAACTGGAGCTACGACCGCTGCCGTTACCGCCCCGAAACCGTCGCCGCGCTGGCGGAGAACTTCAATTTCGAACTGGCCGCGCTGGTCGAGCATTGTCGGCAGGGATCGCAAGGCGCCACGCCTAGCGATTTTCCGCTGGTCGGTTTGACGCAAGCGCAGCTGGATGCCTTGCCGCTGCCGGTGGCGGAGATTACCGGCATTTATCCGCTGACGCCGATGCAGCAGGGCATGCTGTTTCACAGCTGGTACGAAAACGATGCCGCCAGTTATGTCAGCCGCTTCGACGTGCGCCTGGAAGGCCTCGATGCCGGCCGTTTCGCCGCGGCGTGGCGGGTGGCGATGCAACGCCACGCGGTACTGCGCACGGCGTTTTATGCGCCGGCGGACTGGCCGCAAGCCATGCAGATCGTACACAAGCATTTGCCGCTGCCGTTGATCGAATTTGATTGGCGCGGCCGCAGCGACGCCCATGCGGCCTTGTCTGGCTTGCTGCAAGAGTTGCAGGCGCAGGGTCTGCCGACCGACAGCGCGCCGCTGTTCAAACTGGTGTTGGTGCGCCTGCAAGACGCCGTTTTCCATTTCATCTGGCTCAGCCACCATCTGTTGCTGGATGGCTGGAGCAGCGCCCGCTTGCTCGGCGAAGTGCTGACTAGCTATCGCGGCGATACCCCGCCGCCACCGGCAGCGGAATTCAGCGACTACATCGCCTGGCTGGCCGAACGCGATCCTGTCGCGGTCGAACGCTATTGGCGGCAACGCTTGCTCATCCTGGAAGCGCCGACGCGTCTGGCCGACGCGCTGCCGTGCCGCACCCCTGGGCAGGGCTATGCGCTGCATGCCTTGCAGATAGAGGGCGACGATTTTGCGGCCCTGCGCCAAACCGCACAGCGTGCCAAATTGACGATCAATACCCTGGCGCAGGCCGCCTGGTGTCTGTTGTTGCAGCGTTATTGCGGCGGCGGGGCGGTTGCCTTCGGCGTGACCGTGTCGGGCCGGCCCGGCGATCTGCCCGGTGCGGAGGAAATGGTCGGTTTGTTCATCAATACCTTGCCGATGATTCAGGCGCCGCGCGCCCATCATGTGGTTAGCGACTGGCTGCAAGCACTGCAACAAGCCAATCTGGAACTGCGCGAAGTCGAAAGTACGCCGCTGGTCGACGTGCAGCGCTGGTGGGGCCGGCCGGGCGAATCACTGTTCGACAGCTTGCTGGTTTTCGAAAACTACCCGTTGTCGGAAGCCTTGCGCCGGCGGTCGGAAGACGGTTTGAAGATACACGGCGAGAGCCACCGCGAAACCACCAATTTCCCGTTGACGCTGGCGGTGCAGAGCGGCGACAGCGCCTTGCAAGTAGTGTTCGATTACGACCGCCGCTATTTCGATAAAGAAACCGTCGCGGATGTGGCCTCGTATTTTCGGCTGCTGTTGACCGCTTTGCTGAACCAACCGCAAGCGAAAATCGGCGAGTTGTTTGCGTTGAGCGAACGCGACGAGGCCTTATTTACGCGTTGGAACCGCTGGCCAAAGGCCTACGACCACCAAACCCCGGTGCACGAACTGATCCGCCGCCAGGCCCAGGCGCAGCCCGACGCGTTGGCGCTGATTGCGGGCGAAGCGAGCCT